A genome region from Geodermatophilus bullaregiensis includes the following:
- a CDS encoding creatininase family protein yields the protein MLLEKMTFGEIQAALAEGRHDVVVPCGAVEQHGRHLPLDVDAVHADRLAQEVAGRLGTALVAPTIRVGVSPHHMAFPGTISLRPETFEAVCSDYCRSLAAHGFRTILCFSAHGGNFAPLAEMEQRLDDLVGPDCRVLVFADLLGLVRVWRSCVEDGGGDPDHVGGHADVAESSVYAHLRPGDVRTDQLARGYRGPVDDAVLERLFTGGIGALSDTGVMGDPHGFSEAIGALCVQRVADVIAGHFTERMALGDT from the coding sequence GAGAAGATGACGTTCGGGGAGATCCAGGCCGCGCTCGCCGAGGGACGGCACGACGTCGTCGTCCCGTGCGGAGCGGTGGAGCAGCACGGCCGCCACCTGCCCTTGGACGTGGACGCCGTGCACGCCGACCGGCTGGCCCAGGAGGTCGCCGGGCGGCTCGGGACCGCGCTGGTCGCCCCGACGATCCGGGTCGGCGTGTCGCCGCACCACATGGCCTTCCCCGGGACGATCAGCCTCCGGCCGGAGACCTTCGAGGCCGTCTGCTCCGACTACTGCCGGAGCCTGGCCGCGCACGGCTTCCGGACGATCCTGTGCTTCTCCGCGCACGGCGGGAACTTCGCGCCGCTGGCGGAGATGGAGCAGCGGCTGGACGACCTGGTGGGGCCGGACTGCCGGGTGCTGGTGTTCGCCGACCTGCTGGGCCTCGTCCGGGTGTGGCGGTCCTGCGTCGAGGACGGGGGAGGGGATCCCGACCACGTCGGCGGGCACGCGGACGTGGCCGAGTCCTCCGTGTACGCCCACCTCCGGCCCGGCGACGTGCGGACCGACCAGCTGGCCCGGGGCTACCGCGGGCCGGTCGACGACGCCGTGCTGGAGCGCCTGTTCACCGGCGGGATCGGGGCGCTCTCGGACACCGGGGTCATGGGTGATCCGCACGGGTTCTCCGAGGCCATCGGTGCACTGTGCGTGCAGCGGGTCGCCGACGTGATCGCCGGCCACTTCACCGAGCGGATGGCGCTCGGGGACACGTGA
- a CDS encoding FAD-dependent monooxygenase, whose amino-acid sequence MSTSTDVLVVGAGPTGLTLACDLRRRGVDCRVVDRATGHHHRSRGKGLQPRSLEVFDDLGIAGAALAAGRTHHHVRLYSGGRLALDLDVPARPPQPGVPYPNLVVLPQWRTEQLLRTRLSELDGAVESGRELVALDQDADGVTATVTDGSTGAVELVRAAYVVGCDGGSSRVRTLAGIPLRGGSHDEHFVLGDVRIEGLPADGSSFAWFDDDGYLAADPLDGSGTWQVQASVRPDASGDLETASLELLQRLFAERGSGHVRLSDATWLSDFSPRVAIVDRYRAGRVLLAGDAAHVHSPAGGQGMNTGIQDAYNLGWKLAAVLRGRAGHPLLDTYQEERMPVARAVLTSSDLGHHALFSPHPVMTFLRDRVLVPALRLPAVLDRLLDGVAELDVGYRDGSLARELATVDLAGDGEGAGPVDHVRFRCGPHAGDRAPDAQVRHGAGGAPTRLFDLFRGTHSTLLLFDGPAATDGGYRRLVTTARRVRAALGDDVRTHLVVPADRRPDGLDDDVEVVLDPDRDAHHRYAAAAESLYLVRPDGYVAFRGQPATAGPLLDHLGSVFRLCAPA is encoded by the coding sequence ATGAGCACCAGCACGGACGTCCTCGTCGTCGGCGCCGGCCCGACCGGACTCACGCTGGCCTGCGACCTGCGCCGCCGCGGCGTCGACTGCCGGGTCGTCGACCGGGCCACCGGCCACCACCACCGATCCCGGGGCAAGGGCCTGCAACCGCGCAGCCTCGAGGTCTTCGACGACCTGGGGATCGCCGGGGCCGCCCTGGCCGCCGGCCGCACCCACCACCACGTGCGCCTGTACTCGGGCGGACGGCTCGCCCTGGACCTGGACGTGCCCGCGCGCCCGCCGCAGCCCGGGGTCCCGTACCCGAACCTGGTCGTGCTGCCGCAGTGGCGCACGGAGCAGCTGCTGCGGACGCGGTTGTCGGAGCTCGACGGCGCCGTCGAGTCCGGGCGGGAGCTGGTCGCCCTCGACCAGGACGCCGACGGTGTCACCGCCACCGTGACCGACGGCTCCACCGGCGCGGTCGAGCTGGTCCGGGCCGCCTACGTCGTCGGCTGCGACGGCGGGAGCAGCCGGGTGCGGACGCTGGCCGGCATCCCCCTGCGCGGCGGGAGCCACGACGAGCACTTCGTCCTGGGTGACGTCCGGATCGAGGGCCTGCCGGCCGACGGCTCGTCGTTCGCCTGGTTCGACGACGACGGGTACCTCGCCGCCGACCCGCTCGACGGGAGCGGGACCTGGCAGGTGCAGGCCAGCGTGCGGCCCGACGCCTCCGGTGACCTGGAGACGGCGTCCCTGGAGCTGCTCCAGCGCCTGTTCGCCGAGCGCGGCTCCGGGCACGTGCGGTTGAGCGACGCGACCTGGCTGTCCGACTTCAGCCCCCGCGTCGCCATCGTCGACCGCTACCGCGCGGGACGGGTGCTGCTGGCCGGCGACGCCGCCCACGTGCACAGCCCGGCGGGCGGTCAGGGCATGAACACCGGCATCCAGGACGCCTACAACCTCGGCTGGAAGCTCGCCGCCGTCCTCCGTGGCCGTGCGGGTCACCCTCTCCTCGACACGTACCAGGAGGAGCGGATGCCGGTCGCCCGCGCAGTCCTCACGAGCAGCGACCTCGGCCACCACGCCCTCTTCTCCCCCCATCCGGTCATGACCTTCCTGCGCGACCGGGTCCTCGTGCCGGCCCTGCGGCTGCCGGCCGTCCTGGACCGGCTCCTCGACGGCGTGGCCGAGCTCGACGTGGGGTACCGGGACGGCTCGCTGGCCCGCGAGCTGGCCACCGTGGACCTCGCCGGCGACGGAGAGGGTGCCGGCCCGGTCGACCACGTCCGGTTCCGCTGCGGCCCGCACGCCGGCGACCGGGCCCCGGACGCCCAGGTGCGTCACGGCGCCGGCGGCGCGCCGACCCGGCTCTTCGACCTCTTCCGCGGCACGCACTCCACGCTCCTGCTGTTCGACGGCCCCGCCGCCACCGACGGCGGCTACCGGCGGTTGGTCACGACCGCACGACGGGTGCGCGCCGCGTTGGGCGACGACGTCCGCACCCACCTCGTGGTGCCCGCCGACCGCAGGCCCGACGGACTGGACGACGACGTCGAGGTGGTCCTCGACCCGGACCGCGACGCCCACCACCGCTACGCAGCCGCGGCCGAGTCGCTGTACCTGGTGCGACCCGACGGGTACGTCGCCTTCCGCGGGCAGCCCGCCACCGCCGGACCCCTGCTCGACCACCTCGGCTCCGTGTTCCGGCTGTGCGCACCCGCGTGA
- a CDS encoding SDR family oxidoreductase, which translates to MTSVLVTGGTGRLGRRVVRALAARGHTVRILSRNPAAPPAPGADVVVADLATGAGLRRAVTGCSGIVHCATDPRRSREVDVGGTERLLAAARDAGGPHVVHVSVVGVDRIPTEYYRSKLAVEAAVERSGLPWTVLRTTQFHEFVADLLGRLARLPVVPVPRGWRVQPIDVEEVARRLADAVASGPAGRLPDLGGPEVFPVVELVRDRLRRTGRRRPVVEVPLPGAVSAALRAGAGLVPGNRSGGCTWREFLDGRSPSPLLEG; encoded by the coding sequence ATGACCAGCGTGCTCGTCACCGGCGGCACCGGACGCCTCGGGCGCCGGGTGGTCCGCGCCCTGGCGGCCCGGGGCCACACGGTGCGGATCCTGAGCCGGAACCCGGCCGCACCGCCGGCGCCGGGCGCCGACGTGGTCGTGGCGGACCTGGCCACCGGAGCCGGACTGCGCCGAGCCGTGACCGGCTGCTCCGGGATCGTCCACTGCGCCACGGATCCGCGGAGGTCCCGAGAGGTCGACGTGGGAGGAACCGAGCGGCTGCTGGCGGCCGCGCGCGACGCCGGCGGTCCGCACGTCGTCCACGTCTCCGTCGTCGGCGTCGACCGCATCCCGACGGAGTACTACCGGTCGAAGCTGGCCGTCGAGGCGGCGGTCGAGCGGTCCGGGCTGCCCTGGACCGTCCTGCGCACCACGCAGTTCCACGAGTTCGTCGCGGACCTGCTCGGTCGCCTGGCGAGGCTGCCCGTCGTACCCGTGCCACGCGGCTGGCGGGTCCAGCCGATCGACGTCGAGGAGGTCGCCCGCCGGCTGGCGGACGCCGTGGCGTCCGGGCCCGCCGGCCGGCTGCCGGACCTCGGCGGCCCGGAGGTGTTCCCGGTCGTGGAGCTCGTCCGCGACCGCCTCCGCAGGACCGGGCGCCGCCGGCCGGTGGTGGAGGTCCCCCTGCCCGGCGCGGTCTCCGCGGCGCTGCGAGCGGGCGCCGGACTGGTCCCCGGCAACCGCTCCGGCGGCTGCACCTGGCGGGAGTTCCTCGACGGCCGTTCCCCGTCCCCGCTCCTGGAGGGCTGA
- a CDS encoding GNAT family N-acetyltransferase has protein sequence MTPRTPRTPRTPRTPRTPRGSPAGIVFRRLDAGPERRQAARLLPDCGLDDHDAGCVWYGLCDLTATTAGGLAGVAVVRCVDATTARLCGLAVSAAHHDRRLGRRLVGEVADRLRASGVEEITAPPVRDRRVAVLLARVGFVPREPGQDCASGWSQLPL, from the coding sequence ATGACCCCCCGGACCCCCCGGACCCCCCGGACCCCCCGGACCCCCCGGACCCCCCGCGGCTCACCGGCCGGCATCGTCTTCCGGCGGCTCGACGCAGGCCCCGAGCGCCGACAGGCCGCACGGCTGCTGCCCGACTGCGGGCTCGACGACCACGACGCGGGCTGTGTCTGGTACGGACTGTGCGACCTGACCGCGACCACGGCCGGCGGCCTCGCCGGGGTGGCGGTGGTCCGCTGCGTGGACGCCACGACGGCCCGGCTGTGCGGTCTCGCCGTGTCGGCGGCCCACCACGATCGCCGGCTCGGACGACGGCTGGTCGGCGAGGTCGCGGACCGGCTCCGCGCGTCGGGCGTGGAGGAGATCACCGCCCCACCCGTCCGCGACCGCCGGGTCGCGGTGCTGCTCGCCCGGGTCGGTTTCGTCCCGCGCGAGCCGGGTCAGGACTGCGCGTCGGGGTGGTCGCAGCTCCCGCTGTGA
- a CDS encoding BTAD domain-containing putative transcriptional regulator — translation MQFDILGPLQVLDAGRPLVLGRPKQRAVLAILLLDAGTVVSLDRLVEELWGPHSPPQALASVQAYVSHLRRLLEPRRAPGAPATVIVNQAPGYRLVVGPDDLDATRFETLAREGHDLLQQGEAPRAAETLEAALGLWRGPVLADLADASFVQAERARLEDLRLTALEDRLSADLGTGRHARIVAELERLTGEHPFRERLQGLRMTALYRCGRQAEALQSYQRFRGQLREELGLDPGQALRDLEQDVLRQAPHLDWTAATADHRRAPGPAPAVAPVTSRSDVEAADVEAADVVAPAAPGGLVGRDAHLRVIDEALAATATGRGRVVLVAGEPGIGKTELAEEAARRARASGVAVGWGRSDQDAGAPPFWPWTQVLRTLLGGGPAGTPGAGLGVHAVELAPILPELADGGPRPPAPVVDPEAARFRLCQAATAALRELASGRRLLVVLDDLQWADVASHRLLSHLATTLADTPVVVLATYRDRDLDGREPLADTLAELARAVPVDRLELTGLEVADVAQVMASHTGTDPDEELARLIGDRTGGNPFFVLEVLRLLGTNGWPGRTTSEAAALVARQVPAGVRDVLRRRLGRLPDQTRTVLLVAAVIGHEFDLDVVRAVTGMDDDDALAAVELNVSAGLVVEDPATVGRFRFAHALIREAVYGEISRARRARLHARVGQALLDHRDDDADHVLQLAQHWWLAAPVVGPEQAVPHVIAGAEHCLDTLAHEEAERQLRRSLDLLAAVPPTTGRAASELHVHLRLGTLLVQLHDTASEEAWASFARARELADQLGDSSALLAAYHSLFEVAYARADHRAAGALAERMLGIAADTADPVASTVAHLALGRTLWGQGRLREAREQLEQGLRVAGGAPTAREPLPPVFILQLQLSAVLDPLGELEPAADLVAAAVEGSREQHPFARAAVLTGAALLAALRRDSSAARTWAAEAQDLADRWNFPAPSGYAAVVLGWVEALEGDPGVAIPSLRRELTQIEAGGVQHLLAWGFGLLAEAHLRDQQPTQALRLLDDALSRVARTGERLYESELHRLRALALLSLPEPRAEEARGALHRAVTLAAEQGSVLLQQRAADTCRGAATDRHSGSCDHPDAQS, via the coding sequence GTGCAGTTCGACATCCTCGGACCGCTGCAGGTCCTCGACGCGGGACGGCCGCTGGTCCTCGGGCGGCCCAAGCAGCGCGCCGTTCTCGCGATCCTGCTGCTCGACGCCGGCACCGTGGTCTCGCTCGACCGGTTGGTCGAGGAGCTGTGGGGCCCGCACTCGCCGCCGCAGGCCCTCGCCTCGGTGCAGGCGTACGTCTCCCACCTGCGTCGGCTGCTGGAGCCCCGGCGTGCGCCCGGCGCCCCCGCGACGGTGATCGTGAACCAGGCGCCGGGCTACCGGCTCGTGGTGGGTCCCGACGACCTCGACGCCACGCGCTTCGAGACCCTCGCGCGGGAGGGCCACGACCTCCTGCAGCAGGGGGAGGCACCCCGCGCCGCGGAGACACTGGAGGCGGCCCTCGGGCTGTGGCGCGGGCCCGTCCTGGCCGACCTCGCCGATGCGTCGTTCGTGCAGGCCGAGCGGGCCCGGCTGGAGGACCTCCGGCTGACCGCGCTGGAGGACCGGCTGAGCGCCGACCTCGGCACCGGCCGACACGCCCGGATCGTCGCGGAGCTCGAACGGCTGACGGGCGAGCACCCGTTCCGGGAGCGCCTCCAGGGTCTGCGCATGACCGCCCTGTACCGCTGCGGACGGCAGGCCGAGGCACTGCAGAGCTATCAGCGGTTCCGCGGGCAGTTGCGCGAGGAGCTCGGCCTGGACCCCGGCCAGGCGCTCCGCGACCTCGAACAGGACGTCCTCCGCCAGGCCCCGCACCTGGACTGGACGGCGGCCACCGCCGACCACCGCCGCGCGCCCGGGCCGGCTCCCGCGGTGGCACCGGTCACGTCCCGGTCCGACGTCGAGGCCGCGGACGTCGAGGCCGCGGACGTCGTGGCCCCGGCCGCGCCCGGCGGCCTCGTCGGGCGCGACGCACACCTGCGGGTGATCGACGAGGCGCTGGCCGCGACGGCGACCGGCCGGGGACGGGTGGTCCTGGTGGCGGGCGAGCCCGGGATCGGCAAGACGGAGCTGGCCGAGGAAGCAGCGCGACGCGCCCGCGCATCCGGGGTCGCCGTGGGCTGGGGTCGCAGCGACCAGGACGCCGGGGCCCCGCCGTTCTGGCCCTGGACGCAGGTGCTCCGGACCCTGTTGGGCGGCGGACCGGCCGGAACGCCCGGCGCCGGGCTGGGCGTCCACGCCGTCGAGCTGGCACCCATCCTGCCGGAACTGGCCGACGGTGGCCCCCGGCCGCCCGCACCGGTGGTCGACCCGGAGGCGGCCCGCTTCCGGCTCTGCCAGGCAGCCACCGCTGCGCTGCGGGAGCTCGCCTCCGGCCGACGCCTGCTGGTGGTCCTCGACGACCTGCAGTGGGCCGACGTCGCCTCCCACCGGCTGCTGAGCCACCTCGCCACGACGCTGGCCGACACCCCTGTCGTGGTGCTGGCGACGTACCGCGACCGGGACCTCGACGGCCGGGAGCCGCTCGCCGACACGCTCGCCGAGCTGGCACGGGCGGTGCCGGTGGACCGGCTGGAGCTGACCGGCCTGGAGGTCGCCGACGTGGCCCAGGTGATGGCGTCCCACACCGGCACGGACCCCGACGAGGAGCTGGCCCGGCTGATCGGGGACCGCACCGGCGGCAATCCGTTCTTCGTCCTCGAGGTGCTCCGCCTGCTCGGCACCAACGGCTGGCCGGGGCGGACGACGAGCGAGGCGGCGGCGCTCGTCGCCCGGCAGGTCCCCGCCGGCGTGCGCGACGTGCTCCGCCGGCGTCTCGGCCGGCTCCCCGACCAGACCCGCACCGTGCTGCTCGTCGCGGCGGTCATCGGTCACGAGTTCGACCTCGACGTCGTCCGTGCCGTGACCGGGATGGACGACGACGACGCGCTCGCCGCCGTCGAGCTGAACGTGTCGGCCGGGCTGGTCGTCGAGGACCCGGCGACGGTGGGCCGCTTCCGCTTCGCGCACGCGCTGATCCGCGAGGCCGTCTACGGCGAGATCAGCCGCGCACGCCGGGCCCGACTGCACGCCCGCGTGGGACAGGCACTGCTCGACCACCGCGACGACGACGCCGACCACGTGCTGCAGCTCGCCCAGCACTGGTGGCTGGCCGCCCCCGTGGTCGGCCCCGAACAGGCCGTTCCCCACGTCATCGCGGGGGCGGAACACTGCCTCGACACGCTGGCGCACGAGGAGGCCGAGCGACAACTGCGACGGAGCCTGGACCTGCTCGCCGCCGTGCCCCCGACCACCGGACGCGCCGCCTCGGAGCTGCACGTCCACCTGCGCCTCGGCACGCTGCTGGTCCAGCTGCACGACACGGCGAGCGAGGAGGCGTGGGCGAGCTTCGCCCGCGCCCGTGAACTGGCCGACCAGCTCGGCGACAGCTCGGCCCTGCTCGCCGCGTACCACAGCCTCTTCGAGGTGGCGTACGCCAGGGCCGACCACCGCGCCGCCGGGGCCCTGGCCGAGCGCATGCTCGGGATCGCCGCGGACACCGCCGATCCGGTCGCGTCCACCGTCGCCCACCTGGCCCTGGGCAGGACGCTGTGGGGTCAGGGTCGGCTCCGCGAGGCCCGCGAGCAGCTCGAGCAGGGACTGCGGGTGGCGGGCGGGGCGCCGACGGCCCGCGAGCCCCTCCCACCGGTGTTCATCCTGCAGCTGCAGCTCTCCGCCGTGCTCGACCCCCTCGGCGAGCTGGAGCCCGCCGCGGATCTCGTCGCGGCGGCCGTCGAGGGGTCCCGCGAGCAGCACCCGTTCGCGCGGGCCGCCGTCCTGACCGGAGCTGCCCTGCTGGCCGCCCTGCGCCGCGACAGCTCGGCGGCGCGCACCTGGGCTGCCGAGGCCCAGGACCTGGCCGACAGGTGGAACTTCCCGGCGCCGAGCGGATACGCGGCCGTGGTCCTGGGCTGGGTGGAGGCCCTGGAAGGAGATCCCGGGGTCGCGATCCCCTCGCTGCGCCGCGAGCTCACCCAGATCGAGGCGGGCGGCGTCCAGCACCTCCTCGCCTGGGGGTTCGGGCTGCTGGCCGAGGCCCACCTCCGCGACCAGCAGCCGACCCAGGCGCTACGGCTGCTGGACGACGCGCTGTCCCGGGTCGCCCGCACGGGCGAGCGGCTCTACGAGTCCGAGCTGCACCGCCTCAGGGCGCTGGCTCTGCTCTCCCTGCCCGAACCGCGTGCCGAGGAGGCCCGCGGCGCGTTGCACCGGGCAGTCACCCTCGCCGCTGAGCAGGGCTCCGTCCTGCTGCAGCAGCGCGCCGCCGACACCTGCCGCGGAGCCGCGACGGATCGTCACAGCGGGAGCTGCGACCACCCCGACGCGCAGTCCTGA